Sequence from the Flavobacteriales bacterium genome:
TGGCAAAATAATCTACTACACGATTCAACTTAGAAAGACCAACCACCTTGCCTTTATTGATGTAGGCCACATGCGCTACTCCAATGATCGGCACAAAATGATGCTCGCAGAATGAATGGACCTTGATGTCCTTTTCCACCAACATCTCTTTATACTTGTACTTATTCTCAAAGAGTTTAACCTCTGGTTTGCTCTTAGGATTTAAACCAGCAAACACCTCTTCCACGTACATTTTCGCCACACGCATTGGCGTTCCGCTAAGGCTATCATCTGTAAGATCGAGGCCAAGCGTATCCATGATCTCAGCGAAATGCGCTGCAATCTTTGCCATCTTCTCCTTGTCGGAAATGGAGTGTGCATTAGGCTTCATAGGCGTTTCAAGTG
This genomic interval carries:
- the folE gene encoding GTP cyclohydrolase I FolE; translation: MKQNGILLNLKDKDFEVIEEVGDNHVGTSLETPMKPNAHSISDKEKMAKIAAHFAEIMDTLGLDLTDDSLSGTPMRVAKMYVEEVFAGLNPKSKPEVKLFENKYKYKEMLVEKDIKVHSFCEHHFVPIIGVAHVAYINKGKVVGLSKLNRVVDYFAKRPQVQERLTVQIANELKEALGTDDVAVLIDAKHMCVSLRGVEDVSSSTVTASYSGAFQNEETKKEFLQYVYGTK